The sequence GACCTGTACgaatcaaaaaaagacattaaactGGAGCTGCTGAAAAGTGACATTTGATTTCCGAAAAAGAGAacctggtaagaattgcttcgCCTTATCATTTTGGATGTCATGATGGCACCATGGCAGCCCTCCTCTTCCCTTGTGTGGTTATTGTTTGTTCCAAATTAAATCACTTAAACTTTGTATACTTGTGTTGTGTCTTACATTTTGGTCCTGTGTTCCTCGAAGTTCCTTAACATTGGATTTCCTAACTGTTTTCAAATgcaaggacaaattttaatttcattttttagaccatgtttaagaaataactaataaaaccaccttgtaccttgtatctTACCTGTTTAAATTCAGCCATTAATTAGTTTAACGTTAATCATTTAACAGCCCTGAGGTATTAATTATTGTGATGGTCAAACAGGTTTCTGGAGAACAGGTATTCGTACAACATTTTtcacttaaacaaacaaaatgcagcataaaaaatgacttacaaatgatcaaatcttttctttttgtgatgGTCTCGACATCGGGGACTTCAGGCTTTGAATAGTTTTCACAGGCCAGAATGCCGTTATTGTAAAGGTATACAGTCGCTCCTGCGTATTTCTCATTTTCAATGGCTGCTATAAAGAAATGCACCCTGTTGTTGTTCTTCTGGGCTTTGGCATAATGACTTAAAGTTTTggctttttctctcattttggTGAAAACTTCAGCTGAGACGTACCATGGATCTTCTTTGGTTACTTCTAATTCACTGCCTGAGTCCAGGTAGTTAGCTAACTCATCAAGGCCAGGGTCAGCACTCGTCAGGGAGGTGAAAACAAAGCACAGAGCATGCTCTACACCTGGAGTAAGAACCTCTCTGTCTAGCTCAGACTTATTTGGGACGACTTTTATGCCCTCCATGGTATCGACACAGGACTTGATGATGttgatttctctctctttgtgacTCAGCCACTTGTTCAGGTTTTCATGACTGAATGGTGACTTGTTCCTTTCATTGAAGAGTTCTTCTGCTGCACTTTCATTTTCCTGACCTTCGCGGATGGAGGGAAGTTTCTTCGCAAAGGTCCTCTGGAGTTTAGTTGTGTAATGATCACACAATTTTTGGAAAGTGCCTAACTGTTTTTCCATCTGTGGAAAATTTTCTACCACTCCATCTAACAGAGAATCATTGCATCTCATAACTACTTCCCCTAAATCTTCCAGAGCATCCTCCATCTTCCTCACTAGCCCAATGCTGATCCTCTTCGTCAGCTCAGGAGCTTCAGTATCCA comes from Plectropomus leopardus isolate mb unplaced genomic scaffold, YSFRI_Pleo_2.0 unplaced_scaffold17730, whole genome shotgun sequence and encodes:
- the LOC121964913 gene encoding verrucotoxin subunit beta-like, whose translation is LTLWDKKTLEENTVENSQHSSKLDISASDSIDSKASQLEVESSLKASFLSGMIEVGGSAKYLNDKKRFKNQSRVTCQYKATTYFRELSMLHLLKMSQEQANIMKNSSATHVVTAILFGANAFFVFDSRKLGASKVQDLQYGMEAMIQKIPTFVNSEGKTEIKLNDDEKALTKEFSCKFYGDFILESNPTTFEEAVQTYEKLPKLLGEKGENAVPVKVWLMPLKNMDTEAPELTKRISIGLVRKMEDALEDLGEVVMRCNDSLLDGVVENFPQMEKQLGTFQKLCDHYTTKLQRTFAKKLPSIREGQENESAAEELFNERNKSPFSHENLNKWLSHKEREINIIKSCVDTMEGIKVVPNKSELDREVLTPGVEHALCFVFTSLTSADPGLDELANYLDSGSELEVTKEDPWYVSAEVFTKMREKAKTLSHYAKAQKNNNRVHFFIAAIENEKYAGATVYLYNNGILACENYSKPEVPDVETITKRKDLIICKSFFMLHFVCLSEKCCTNTCSPETCLTITIINTSGLLND